One genomic window of Desulfuromonas sp. includes the following:
- a CDS encoding tetratricopeptide repeat protein gives MELAEFAGAETHASREFIMLRQWIITGLLLVTTLAPAAGAADEIVLRGISKEESPRATTLGLDLSVLPRYEVETSGQRVDLFLFGASALPDLASLPEDGQVIKILLGQQPGRVMVSFLFRRVPKRVEVVTTEKPPRFELEIAWGEGGSRPALAIGRGGRPAILPGDGAMKFMASSEAMDWKGFFASFETPLEYGIAPRFSLPALPEISYHPLHDDRWGQSLASAVDASNRGAWQEVRGLLQAVPEDALMGADREVCLALLGEALVRTGAPEPPRALEELRRDFPASALLERAAYLDAVAIARCGDTYAASCALESFGEAGGRGGFYCAHAALLQAEISLAQGRPEEARPWLETPRPESLNELFRLRRADLLYAAGSWSEALEIYRGLEGADRLWGDHPSSRAGFAEALFLEGAYDQAEAVFRGLACEPGLENSRGLLLFASARCALRAGQERRALTEFAALRNDHPDSEGGLRSWLTILDLRMAAGDDLGALWASRQYGSLAEKIPGRRLQEEAAFKAALATCLEGDRVAGLELLNSFRRRFGSGALQQEANALLAETLPAAVEELLERGEDLKALALVEKNRSHLVHSSFSPDFFLALGESFARVGLLEKAANLYRQLLDGSDSIPGEERFYLPLAQVLFEINDFTRAARYAARYLERFAGGEQDRALRLLQGRALLALDRPEEAARALLGGELSPSREALLLAGQIFFEDQDFASVEECLSRIGSGGGDDGPGPLYRYWRGEALFQLGRGEQALAHFERLAESGLLADQARYRSAQIHLAAGRVEEGLNILRRLAEEGKSPRWQSMAGERLRLAELGSPSAGLADNP, from the coding sequence ATGGAACTGGCAGAATTTGCCGGAGCAGAGACACACGCATCACGGGAGTTCATCATGCTGCGCCAATGGATCATCACCGGATTGCTGCTCGTCACGACCCTGGCCCCGGCCGCCGGGGCCGCGGACGAGATCGTTCTGCGCGGCATCTCCAAGGAGGAGTCTCCCCGGGCGACCACGCTTGGTCTCGATCTGTCGGTCCTGCCCCGCTATGAAGTCGAGACCTCTGGTCAAAGAGTTGACCTGTTTCTGTTCGGGGCTTCGGCCCTGCCCGACCTGGCCTCGCTCCCCGAGGACGGGCAGGTCATCAAGATTCTTCTCGGGCAGCAGCCCGGCCGGGTCATGGTCTCCTTCCTGTTCCGGCGAGTTCCAAAGAGGGTCGAAGTGGTCACCACCGAGAAGCCTCCTCGGTTCGAACTCGAGATCGCCTGGGGCGAAGGGGGCTCCCGCCCCGCCCTGGCCATCGGACGTGGCGGCCGTCCCGCAATCCTCCCCGGCGATGGCGCCATGAAGTTCATGGCCTCTTCCGAGGCGATGGACTGGAAGGGTTTTTTCGCCTCCTTCGAGACACCCCTCGAATACGGCATCGCCCCCCGTTTCTCGCTGCCGGCTCTTCCCGAAATCAGCTACCACCCGCTCCATGACGACCGCTGGGGGCAGTCTCTCGCCTCGGCCGTGGATGCATCGAACCGAGGGGCCTGGCAGGAGGTGCGGGGTCTGCTGCAGGCCGTTCCGGAGGACGCCCTGATGGGGGCCGACCGGGAGGTCTGCCTGGCGCTGCTCGGCGAGGCCCTGGTCCGCACCGGCGCACCGGAGCCGCCCCGGGCTCTGGAGGAGCTGCGGCGCGATTTTCCCGCCTCCGCCCTGCTCGAGAGAGCGGCCTACCTCGACGCCGTGGCCATCGCACGCTGCGGAGATACCTACGCCGCTTCCTGCGCTCTCGAGTCCTTCGGGGAGGCCGGGGGCAGGGGCGGTTTCTACTGCGCCCATGCCGCCCTGCTTCAAGCGGAGATTTCCCTGGCTCAGGGGCGTCCCGAGGAGGCCCGGCCCTGGCTGGAGACCCCCCGGCCGGAAAGCCTGAATGAGCTGTTCCGCCTGCGCCGAGCCGATCTGCTGTACGCCGCCGGGAGCTGGTCCGAGGCATTGGAAATCTACCGGGGCCTGGAGGGTGCGGACCGGCTTTGGGGGGATCATCCGTCCTCCCGCGCCGGTTTCGCCGAGGCCCTCTTTTTGGAAGGGGCTTACGACCAGGCCGAGGCGGTCTTCAGGGGGCTGGCCTGCGAGCCCGGTCTCGAGAACTCCCGAGGCCTCCTCCTGTTCGCCTCGGCCCGCTGTGCCTTGCGCGCGGGGCAGGAGCGCAGGGCCCTGACCGAGTTCGCCGCCCTGCGCAACGACCATCCCGACTCGGAAGGGGGGCTGAGGTCCTGGCTGACGATACTTGACCTTCGCATGGCCGCCGGCGACGATCTCGGCGCCCTCTGGGCGAGCAGGCAGTACGGAAGCCTCGCCGAGAAGATTCCGGGCCGCCGCCTGCAGGAGGAGGCCGCCTTCAAGGCGGCCCTGGCCACGTGCCTGGAGGGGGACCGGGTCGCCGGCCTCGAACTTTTAAATAGTTTCCGGCGACGCTTCGGCTCCGGTGCCCTGCAGCAAGAGGCGAACGCCCTGCTGGCCGAGACGCTTCCCGCCGCGGTGGAGGAGCTCCTGGAGCGGGGCGAGGATCTGAAGGCCCTGGCCCTGGTGGAGAAGAACCGTTCGCACCTGGTCCACAGCTCTTTCAGCCCCGACTTTTTCCTCGCCCTCGGAGAGTCCTTCGCCCGGGTCGGGCTGCTGGAGAAAGCGGCCAACCTCTATCGCCAGCTTCTCGACGGGTCGGACAGCATCCCGGGGGAAGAACGCTTCTATCTGCCCCTGGCCCAGGTCCTTTTCGAGATTAACGATTTCACCCGGGCAGCCCGCTATGCCGCACGCTACCTGGAGCGCTTCGCCGGCGGCGAGCAGGACAGGGCCCTGCGCCTGTTGCAGGGACGCGCCCTCCTCGCTCTGGATCGTCCGGAGGAGGCGGCCCGGGCCCTGCTGGGCGGCGAGCTCTCCCCGTCCCGCGAGGCCCTGCTGCTGGCCGGGCAGATTTTCTTCGAGGATCAGGATTTCGCCTCTGTCGAGGAGTGCCTCTCGCGGATCGGGAGCGGCGGGGGCGACGACGGCCCCGGGCCTCTCTACCGCTACTGGAGGGGGGAGGCCTTGTTCCAACTCGGGCGTGGCGAGCAGGCCCTGGCTCACTTCGAACGGCTTGCAGAGAGCGGGTTGCTGGCCGACCAGGCCCGCTACCGCAGTGCCCAGATTCATCTGGCCGCAGGGCGGGTCGAAGAGGGACTTAACATTCTGCGGCGCCTGGCCGAAGAAGGTAAAAGCCCCCGCTGGCAGAGCATGGCCGGAGAACGGCTGCGTCTGGCCGAGCTGGGGAGCCCCTCGGCCGGGCTTGCCGACAACCCTTAG